The following DNA comes from Pseudomonadota bacterium.
CCACGTCCGCCCGGTGGCCGGCCATCCCGTCGCCGGCACCGAGCATTCGGGCCCCGCCGCCGGCTTCCCGGAGCTGTTCGCCGGCCGCTGGACCATCGTCACGCCGACGCCGGAGAGCGACCCGGACGCCGTCGACAAGGTGGCCGAGCTGTGGCGCCGGGTCGGCAGCGAGGTGGAATTCATGGAGGCCCGGCACCACGACCAGGTGCTGGCCATCACCTCGCACCTGCCGCACCTGATCGCCTACACCATCGTCGGCACGGCCACGGACCTGGAGGACGACCTGAAGGGCGAGGTCATCCGCTTCTCGGCCTCCGGCTTCCGGGACTTCACCCGCATCGCCGCCTCGGACCCGGTGATGTGGCGCGACGTGTTCCTGGCCAACCGGGAGGCGGTGCTGGACATCCTGGGCCGCTTCGACGAGGACCTGACGGCGTTGAAGCGGGCCATCCGGCGCGGCGACGGCCAGGCCCTGGAGGACCACTTCACCCGCACCCGCGCCATCCGCCGCGGCGTCATCGACGCCCGCCAGGACCGGCCGGACCTGCCGCCGGAGACGCCGGAGACGGACGACGACCCGGAGACGGCTTGAGCCGGCCCGGGCATCGGACAGGGATCGGGCCCC
Coding sequences within:
- a CDS encoding prephenate/arogenate dehydrogenase family protein, which produces MALVGIGLIGSSLARAVRREGLAGEVAIATRRRETLEMARELKLGDAYWLDPAEAVRGADIVVICTPLGAYRQVAEAMAPALAPGAIVTDVGSVKSCFLKDVVPLLPGHVRPVAGHPVAGTEHSGPAAGFPELFAGRWTIVTPTPESDPDAVDKVAELWRRVGSEVEFMEARHHDQVLAITSHLPHLIAYTIVGTATDLEDDLKGEVIRFSASGFRDFTRIAASDPVMWRDVFLANREAVLDILGRFDEDLTALKRAIRRGDGQALEDHFTRTRAIRRGVIDARQDRPDLPPETPETDDDPETA